The following coding sequences are from one Lolium rigidum isolate FL_2022 chromosome 6, APGP_CSIRO_Lrig_0.1, whole genome shotgun sequence window:
- the LOC124664851 gene encoding probable inactive purple acid phosphatase 16: protein MRPLQCHLAATLAALLAGMLALAGAGHRSPAALRFAPDGRFKVALFADLHYGENAWTDWGPAQDAGSDRVMATVLDAEKPDLVVYLGDLVTTNNVPIPNATLYWDRALSPARRRGVPWATVFGNHDDMAFEWPMEWFSPDGVPPVHCPPSVSDCSFRGTPRVDLMMAEIDRDGGEEGLSRSSVGPEKLWPSVSNYVLQVLSREKEQDPALLMYILDSGGGSYPEIISDAQVRWFQSQAQFLNPDGRIPELVFWHIPSTAYAKVAPKAKSKIRRPCVGSLNMEDVAPQQAEWGMMDSLAKRPSVKAIFVGHNHGLDWCCPYHKLWLCFARHTGHGGYGGWPRGSRIVEMTENPFSVESWIKMENGTTHSHIFLG, encoded by the exons ATGCGGCCGTTGCAGTGCCACCTCGCGGCTACCCTCGCCGCACTACTCGCCGGCATGCTGGCTCTGGCCGGCGCGGGGCACCGGTCGCCGGCGGCGCTGCGGTTCGCGCCGGACGGTCGGTTCAAGGTGGCGCTGTTCGCGGACCTGCATTACGGCGAGAACGCCTGGACGGACTGGGGCCCCGCCCAGGACGCCGGTTCGGACCGCGTCATGGCCACCGTGCTCGACGCCGAGAAGCCAG ACTTGGTCGTGTACCTGGGCGACCTGGTGACGACGAACAACGTGCCGATCCCCAACGCGACCCTGTACTGGGACAGAGCGCTTTCCCCGGCCAGACGCAGGGGGGTCCCGTGGGCGACGGTGTTCGGCAACCACGACGACATGGCGTTCGAGTGGCCAATGGAGTGGTTCTCCCCTGACGGCGTCCCGCCTGTGCACTGCCCACCATCTGTCTCGGATTGCAGCTTCCGAGGGACGCCGCGGGTCGACCTGATGATGGCCGAGATCGATcgcgacggcggcgaggaggggcTGTCGCGCTCGTCGGTCGGCCCCGAGAAGCTCTGGCCCAGCGTGTCCAACTACGTCCTGCAGGTGCTGTCACGCGAGAAGGAACAAGACCCTGCTCTGCTCATGTACATTCTTGACTCCGGCGGCGGATCGTACCCGGAGATCATTTCCGACGCTCAGGTCAGGTGGTTCCAGAGTCAGGCTCAGTTCCTCAATCCAGATGGAAG AATTCCTGAGCTAGTCTTCTGGCACATACCAAGCACTGCGTACGCCAAGGTGGCTCCAAAGGCCAAGAGTAAGATAAGAAGGCCATGTGTTGGCTCTCTCAACATGGAAGATGTGGCTCCGCAACAAGCTGAATGGGGCATGATGGACTCTCTTGCCAAGAGACCATCGGTCAAG GCGATCTTCGTGGGGCACAACCACGGGCTGGACTGGTGCTGCCCGTATCACAAACTCTGGTTGTGTTTCGCACGCCACACGGGGCATGGCGGATACGGTGGCTGGCCGAGAGGATCGAGGATAGTCGAGATGACTGAAAACCCGTTCTCTGTCGAGTCCTGGATCAAGATGGAGAATGGAACGACGCACAGCCATATCTTCTTGGGGTAG